The Panicum hallii strain FIL2 chromosome 9, PHallii_v3.1, whole genome shotgun sequence genome has a window encoding:
- the LOC112874400 gene encoding mitogen-activated protein kinase kinase kinase 1-like, with product MAPPPAAQDAAPSPSGGSGSGSSRRRLRRLDRRNASKNISYDATNFCQFPPSPQPASAPASGPASLAGSAACSLDLVNSFRIGGSGDGGGDVQLLCQSLGLSGPDDFAIPLADWEAHKAVRSSASASPSSARHKPEPPARDSPLRHEGAEEPTRPADADHELPAKEPAARDATIEALERPARLDPLESTRPDVKRAVGEGGIKGLRPPPVLKLPPSMTLPAVCGAGSTWDILRSFAPDEKEHSPASRSGRSFAHQDAEEDEDAAVVLTLEDLRLGESSEGFTGTSSLSTTNDDETSSTTTESMFYISPNGRFRKKIRSWNRGVLLGSGSFGTVYEGISDEGGFFAVKEVSLYDQGSNAKQCITQLEQEIALLSQFEHENIVQYYGTDKEDSKLYIFLELVTQGSLASLYQKYRLRDTHVSAYTRQILNGLTYLHEKNIVHRDIKCANILVHANGSVKLADFGLAKEITKFSAIKSCKGTVYWMAPEVVNPKKTYGPAADIWSLGCTVLEMLTQKIPYPDLEWTQALYRIGKGEAPAIPSGLSKDARDFISQCVKPNPEDRPSASKLLEHPFVNRSIRSVRSIRTSSRSNSSTRGIN from the exons ATGgccccgccccccgccgcgcaggacgccgcgccgtcgccgtcgggcGGCAGCGGCTCCGGCTCCTCCAGGCGCCGCCTGCGCCGGCTCGACCGCCGCAACGCGTCCAAAAACATCAGCTACGACGCCACCAACTTCTGCCAGTTCCCGCCGTCCCCGCAGCCCGCCTCCGCGCCGGCGTCGGGGCCGGCCTCGCTCGCCGGCTCCGCGGCCTGCTCCCTCGACCTCGTCAACAGCTTCCGCAtcggcggcagcggcgacggGGGCGGGGACGTCCAGCTCCTCTGCCAGAGCCTCGGCCTCTCCGGCCCCGACGACTTCGCCATCCCGCTCGCCGACTGGGAGGCGCACAAGGCCGtgcgctcctccgcctccgcctcccctTCGTCCGCGCGGCACAAGCCCGAACCCCCCGCGCGGGACTCCCCGCTCCGCCACGAGGGTGCCGAGGAGCCCACGCGGCCTGCGGACGCCGACCACGAGCTACCGGCGAAGGAGCCGGCCGCGAGGGACGCCACAATCGAAGCTCTGGAGCGGCCGGCACGGCTGGATCCGCTCGAGTCCACCCGTCCGGATGTGAAGAGGGCAGTTGGGGAGGGAGGAATCAAGGGCTTGCGCCCGCCGCCGGTGCTCAAGCTACCCCCCTCGATGACGCTGCCGGCTGTCTGCGGGGCGGGATCCACGTGGGATATCCTGCGGTCGTTCGCGCCGGATGAGAAAGAGCACTCCCCTGCGAGCAGATCTGGCCGAAGTTTTGCACACCAGGAtgcggaggaggacgaggatgcGGCGGTAGTGTTGACGTTGGAGGATCTCAGGCTTGGCGAGTCGTCCGAGGGCTTCACTGGCACTTCTTCGCTATCGACCACGAACGACGACGAGACTTCCAGCACGACCACAGAGTCCATGTTCTACATCTCACCGAACGGCCGGTTCAGGAAGAAGATTCGGTCATGGAACCGAGGGGTGCTCCTGGGGAGTGGCTCGTTTGGGACGGTGTATGAAGGCATCAGCGA TGAGGGTGGCTTCTTTGCCGTCAAAGAAGTAAGCTTATATGATCAAGGGAGCAACGCGAAGCAGTGTATCACTCAGCTTGAGCAG gaaattgCACTTCTGAGCCAGTTTGAGCATGAGAATATAGTGCAGTACTATGGAACAGACAAA GAAGATTCGAAACTTTACATCTTCCTTGAACTAGTGACCCAAGGATCACTTGCATCTTTGTATCAGAAGTACCGCCTGCGAGATACTCATGTCTCTGCATATACAAGACAGATCCTTAATGGGTTGACCTACCTCCATGAAAAAAACATTGTTCATAG AGACATTAAATGTGCAAATATTCTGGTGCATGCCAATGGATCTGTGAAGCTTGCAGACTTTGGACTTGCTAAGGAG ATTACCAAATTCAGTGCGATCAAATCATGCAAAGGAACTGTTTATTGGATGGCACCTGAG GTTGTCAATCCAAAGAAGACATATGGACCTGCTGCTGACATATGGAGTCTTGGTTGCACCGTCCTGGAGATGTTGACACAGAAAATTCCCTATCCTGATCTGGAATGG ACACAAGCTTTATATAGAATTGGTAAAGGGGAAGCACCAGCAATTCCTAGTGGTCTTTCAAAGGATGCCCGTGATTTTATAAGCCAGTGTGTAAAACCCAATCCCGAAGACAGACCTTCAGCATCCAAACTGTTGGAGCATCCATTCGTCAACAGGTCAATAAGGTCGGTACGGTCTATCAGGACATCTTCACGCTCAAATTCATCTACACGTGGCATCAACTGA
- the LOC112872567 gene encoding partner of Y14 and mago, which yields MATSSDGGGGDQRRLLSIPKEGERIIAPTRRPDGTLRKAIRIRAGYVPQEEVAIYQSKGALMRKSGPDVPPGYDPALAVDAKPKTKAAKRNERRKEKRQQASSTNDKGKGLDIEDAGAAETDKVLSSKTDKQRDSVESVTKQIRGIAISESPAAPSTNANDSSQPESSAPDIDKKIRALKKKIRLAEAQLQGDSEKMKSETQEKLKKIEGWRAELKLLEDKKAPTGS from the exons ATGGCCACCtccagcgacggcggcggcggcgaccagcGGCGCCTCCTCTCCATCCCCAAGGAGGGCGAGCGCATCATCGCGCCGACTCGACGCCCCGACGGCACGCTCCGCAAGGCCATCCGCATCCGCGCCGGCTACGTGCCCCAGGAGGAGGTCGCCATCTACCAGTCCAAGGGCGCCCTA ATGAGGAAGTCAGGTCCCGACGTGCCGCCGGGGTACGACCCGGCGCTCGCGGTCGATGCCAAGCCCAAGACGAAGGCGGCCAAGCGCAACGAGCGGCGCAAGGAGAAACGGCAGCAG GCTAGTTCGACAAATGATAAAGGAAAGGGCCTGGATATAGAGGACGCTGGTGCTGCAGAAACTGACAAGGTTCTTTCTTCCAAAACTGATAAGCAGAGGGATTCAGTAGAAAGTGTGACAAAGCAGATAAGAGGCATTGCTATTTCTGAATCACCTGCAGCGCCATCCACAAATGCCAATGATAGCTCACAACCAGAATCATCTGCTCCAGACATAGATAAGAAAATTCGAGCACTGAAGAAGAAG ATACGTTTAGCTGAAGCACAGCTGCAAGGTGACTCCGAAAAAATGAAATCTGAGACTCAGGAAAAGTTGAAAAAGATTGAAGGATGGCGTGCGGAGCTGAAGCTTTTGGAGGACAAGAAAGCTCCCACGGGTTCCTAG